A single genomic interval of Polaribacter vadi harbors:
- the nadE gene encoding NAD(+) synthase: MNTEKVSEYIINWLKEYATKANVNGFVVGVSGGIDSALTSTLCAKTGLKTLCVEMPIHQAASQVSRAKEHIKQLKNRFENVSEVRVDLTATFENFKSEVPVVEDTAKVDLSLANTRARLRMTSLYYLAGIHGLLVAGTGNKVEDFGVGFYTKYGDGGVDLSPIADLMKSEVYELAAYLGVPNSIQKAAPTDGLFGDSRTDEDQIGASYDELEWAMKKQNEGKTADEFSGRNLEVFKIYTRLNRINQHKMVPIPVCEIPDELQ, from the coding sequence ATGAACACCGAAAAAGTATCTGAATATATTATAAATTGGTTAAAAGAATATGCAACAAAAGCCAATGTAAATGGTTTTGTTGTAGGTGTTTCTGGTGGAATTGATTCTGCCTTAACCTCTACTTTATGCGCAAAAACAGGTTTAAAAACGTTGTGTGTAGAAATGCCAATTCATCAAGCAGCAAGCCAAGTATCTAGAGCTAAAGAGCATATTAAACAACTAAAAAACCGTTTTGAAAATGTGAGCGAAGTTAGAGTTGATTTAACTGCCACTTTTGAAAATTTTAAAAGTGAAGTTCCTGTTGTTGAAGATACAGCAAAAGTTGACTTATCTTTAGCAAACACAAGAGCTCGTTTAAGAATGACGAGTTTATATTATTTGGCAGGCATCCATGGTTTATTGGTTGCAGGAACAGGAAATAAAGTTGAAGATTTTGGCGTTGGTTTTTACACAAAATATGGTGATGGAGGTGTAGATTTAAGCCCAATTGCAGATTTAATGAAATCTGAAGTGTACGAATTAGCTGCGTATTTAGGGGTTCCAAATTCGATTCAAAAAGCGGCTCCTACAGATGGTTTGTTTGGTGATAGCAGAACAGATGAAGACCAAATTGGCGCTTCTTATGATGAGTTAGAATGGGCAATGAAAAAGCAAAATGAAGGTAAAACTGCTGATGAATTTTCTGGACGAAATTTAGAAGTTTTTAAAATTTATACAAGATTAAATCGAATAAATCAACATAAAATGGTGCCCATTCCTGTTTGTGAAATTCCTGACGAATTACAATAA
- the clpP gene encoding ATP-dependent Clp endopeptidase proteolytic subunit ClpP has protein sequence MDYGKEFKNFAINHHGINSLHYDTLKSAVTPTGLTPNIMEERQMNITQMDVFSRLMMDRIIFLGTGINDQVANIVQAQLLFLQSADSTKDISIYINSPGGGVYAGLGIYDTMQFITPDVATICTGMAASMGAVLMCAGAKGKRSALPHSRIMIHQPLGGAQGQASDIEITAREILKLKDELYAIISKHSGQSIEKVHNDSDRDYWLKADEAKAYGMIDEVLVRK, from the coding sequence ATGGATTACGGAAAAGAGTTCAAAAACTTCGCTATAAATCACCATGGAATTAATAGCTTACATTATGACACTTTAAAAAGTGCAGTTACTCCAACAGGATTAACGCCAAATATTATGGAAGAGCGTCAAATGAACATCACCCAAATGGATGTTTTTTCACGTTTAATGATGGATAGAATTATATTTCTTGGTACAGGAATTAACGATCAAGTAGCAAATATTGTACAAGCACAATTGTTGTTTTTACAAAGTGCAGATTCAACAAAAGATATTTCAATTTATATAAATTCTCCTGGAGGAGGTGTTTATGCAGGTTTGGGTATTTACGATACAATGCAGTTTATAACACCAGATGTTGCAACAATTTGTACAGGAATGGCTGCTTCTATGGGTGCAGTTTTAATGTGTGCAGGAGCAAAAGGAAAACGTTCTGCTTTGCCACATTCTAGAATTATGATTCACCAACCTTTAGGTGGTGCACAAGGACAAGCGTCTGATATTGAAATTACTGCAAGAGAAATCTTAAAGTTAAAAGATGAATTATATGCAATTATTTCAAAGCATTCAGGACAATCAATAGAAAAAGTTCACAACGATTCTGATAGAGATTATTGGCTAAAAGCTGATGAAGCTAAAGCATATGGAATGATTGATGAAGTTTTAGTGAGAAAATAA
- the dnaG gene encoding DNA primase has translation MISRSTIDRVFESARVEEVIGEFVQLKKAGSNFKGLSPFTDEKSPSFMVSPVKQIWKDFSTGKGGNSVSFLMEHEHFSYPEALKWLAKKYNIEIEETEQTDEQKAQLNERESMYLVSNFAKDYFHNLMLNTNQGKAIGLSYFKERGFTDETIQKFDLGYCLDEWDNFTKAALEKGYDLKYLASTGLSIVKENRQFDRFKGRVMFPIHSMSGRILGFGGRILKVDKKAAKYLNSPESDIYHKSKILYGIYQAKKEIAKQDNCFLVEGYTDVISFNQSGVENVVASSGTALTSDQIRLVNRLTKNITVLFDGDAAGIRASIRGIDLILEQGMNVKVVQFPDGEDPDSFAKAHSKTELKEFLETAAQDFINFKVSLLLKDSNNDPIKKATVIREIVASISKIPDSIQREVYVQECSRIMEISERVLFSELAQILKKDATQKNKTSSYNNANSNSKPSSNSNPNPNVDPNEPPPEYFYEQEQAAMGLVKGGQGLLANKIDQLTILEQEIIRILLLYGNEEVDFTEEITNVDDNGREKITLRKYQNTVSSEIYLHLQDDEIEFSNTIFQEIYTDIIHQLNQSQKLEIDKLIHSKNPNIANTVTSILMDEEKHQLSNWEAQNIFVTQAIEVLSKAVNDAVFNLRRILIGKKIDELMKEATEDASIAIDLETIKNYTSLKIRLFEKLNRVV, from the coding sequence ATGATATCTAGAAGTACCATAGACCGAGTTTTTGAATCTGCGAGAGTGGAAGAGGTAATAGGTGAATTTGTACAACTAAAAAAAGCAGGAAGTAATTTTAAAGGATTAAGTCCGTTTACGGACGAAAAATCACCTTCTTTTATGGTATCTCCAGTAAAACAAATCTGGAAAGATTTTTCAACAGGAAAAGGTGGGAACTCTGTTTCCTTTTTAATGGAACATGAACATTTTTCATATCCAGAAGCCTTAAAATGGCTGGCAAAAAAGTACAATATTGAGATTGAAGAAACTGAACAAACAGATGAGCAGAAAGCGCAACTAAATGAGCGCGAAAGTATGTATTTGGTTTCTAATTTTGCCAAAGATTATTTTCATAATTTAATGCTGAATACCAATCAAGGGAAAGCAATTGGATTAAGCTATTTTAAAGAACGTGGTTTTACAGACGAAACTATTCAAAAATTCGATTTAGGATATTGTTTAGATGAGTGGGATAATTTTACAAAAGCAGCTCTAGAAAAAGGCTATGATTTAAAATATTTAGCTTCTACAGGTTTATCAATTGTAAAAGAAAACAGGCAGTTTGATCGTTTTAAAGGACGTGTTATGTTTCCTATACATTCTATGTCTGGTAGGATTTTAGGTTTTGGTGGACGAATATTAAAGGTCGATAAAAAAGCTGCAAAATATTTAAATTCACCCGAAAGCGATATTTATCATAAGAGTAAGATTCTTTACGGAATTTATCAAGCTAAAAAAGAAATTGCAAAACAGGATAATTGTTTTTTAGTAGAAGGGTATACAGATGTTATTTCTTTTAATCAATCTGGAGTTGAGAATGTTGTTGCTTCTTCAGGAACTGCATTAACTTCAGATCAAATTAGATTAGTAAACAGATTAACAAAAAATATTACTGTTTTATTTGATGGAGATGCAGCAGGAATTAGAGCTTCCATTCGTGGAATCGATTTAATTTTAGAGCAAGGAATGAACGTAAAAGTGGTTCAGTTTCCTGATGGTGAAGATCCAGATAGTTTTGCAAAAGCACACTCAAAAACAGAGTTAAAAGAATTTCTAGAAACGGCTGCTCAAGATTTTATAAACTTTAAAGTGTCTTTATTATTAAAGGATTCTAATAACGATCCTATAAAAAAAGCAACTGTAATTAGAGAAATTGTTGCTAGTATTTCTAAAATTCCAGATTCTATTCAACGTGAAGTTTATGTGCAAGAATGTTCTAGAATTATGGAAATTTCAGAACGTGTTTTGTTTAGTGAATTAGCGCAAATTTTAAAGAAAGACGCTACACAAAAAAATAAAACAAGTTCTTATAATAATGCAAATAGCAATTCTAAACCTAGTTCGAATTCAAATCCAAATCCTAACGTAGATCCAAATGAACCACCTCCAGAATATTTTTATGAACAGGAGCAAGCAGCAATGGGATTGGTTAAAGGTGGGCAAGGATTACTTGCTAACAAAATAGATCAGCTTACTATTTTAGAACAAGAAATTATTAGAATTTTATTGTTGTATGGTAATGAAGAAGTAGATTTTACTGAGGAAATTACAAATGTTGATGATAATGGAAGGGAAAAAATTACCTTAAGAAAATATCAAAACACAGTTTCATCAGAAATTTATTTGCATTTGCAAGATGATGAAATTGAGTTTTCAAATACTATTTTTCAAGAAATTTATACGGATATTATTCATCAGTTAAACCAATCTCAAAAGTTAGAAATTGACAAACTAATTCACAGTAAAAACCCAAATATTGCAAATACAGTGACTTCTATTTTAATGGATGAAGAAAAGCATCAATTAAGTAATTGGGAGGCACAAAATATTTTTGTAACGCAAGCCATAGAGGTTTTAAGCAAAGCTGTTAATGATGCCGTTTTTAATTTACGTAGAATTTTAATTGGCAAAAAAATCGATGAGCTCATGAAAGAAGCAACAGAAGATGCTTCAATTGCAATTGATTTAGAGACGATTAAGAATTATACGAGTCTTAAAATTCGTCTTTTCGAAAAACTGAATAGAGTAGTATAA
- the tig gene encoding trigger factor: MNITKENVDALNAVIKIDIVADDYQAKVTEKLTDYRKKANIPGFRKGQVPMGMIKKQYGKSIMIDEVNTLLQASLNKFLQEEKLDILGNPIPRINEDFNWNADTFTFEFEIGLAPEFKVDLSEKNKIKQYNIVATEELINEEVKNIQTRYGKVSPIEEATKDANVTGTFVNEEKEINKKGTFLVTDLEGKKNQNKIIGAKVGDVIELESKKLFENDHKLQHILGVSHDEIHDLDIKLTFTVETITETEPAELDQELFDKLFADGSVTTATQLKDKIKEDAEKQFQQQADQFLLTAVQEYLIENTKFDLPADFLKKWLKTAGEKELTAEEAAAEFEKSEKGLRYQLIEGKLMKDNDIKLDYKELVEYAKVFIRQQMAQFGNMNPEEKELDEIAGRILQNQEEAQKLQGQLISQKLITFFKENINFNTVEVSYEEFIKEAYKQ, from the coding sequence ATGAATATTACAAAAGAAAATGTAGATGCGTTAAACGCAGTTATTAAAATTGATATTGTTGCAGACGATTATCAAGCAAAAGTAACAGAAAAGTTAACAGATTATCGCAAAAAGGCAAACATACCTGGTTTTAGAAAAGGGCAAGTGCCAATGGGAATGATTAAAAAGCAGTATGGAAAATCTATAATGATAGATGAAGTAAATACACTTTTACAAGCTTCCTTAAATAAATTTTTACAAGAAGAAAAGTTAGACATTTTAGGAAATCCTATTCCAAGAATTAACGAAGATTTTAACTGGAATGCAGATACTTTTACATTTGAATTCGAAATTGGTTTAGCACCAGAATTTAAGGTAGATTTATCAGAAAAAAATAAAATTAAGCAATATAATATTGTTGCAACAGAGGAGTTAATTAACGAAGAAGTTAAGAACATTCAAACTCGTTATGGAAAAGTTAGCCCAATTGAAGAAGCTACTAAAGATGCAAATGTTACAGGAACTTTTGTAAACGAGGAAAAAGAAATTAACAAAAAAGGAACTTTTTTAGTTACAGATTTAGAAGGTAAGAAAAACCAAAATAAAATTATTGGAGCTAAAGTTGGTGATGTTATTGAGTTAGAATCAAAGAAATTATTTGAAAACGACCATAAATTACAACACATTTTAGGAGTTTCTCATGATGAAATTCACGATTTAGATATTAAACTAACATTTACTGTTGAAACTATTACTGAAACAGAACCTGCAGAATTAGATCAAGAATTGTTTGATAAATTATTTGCTGATGGTAGTGTTACAACTGCAACTCAATTAAAAGATAAGATTAAAGAAGATGCTGAAAAGCAGTTTCAACAACAAGCAGATCAGTTTTTATTAACTGCTGTTCAAGAATATTTAATTGAAAATACAAAGTTCGATTTACCTGCAGATTTCTTAAAGAAATGGTTAAAAACTGCTGGTGAAAAAGAATTAACTGCTGAAGAAGCTGCAGCTGAATTCGAAAAATCTGAAAAAGGATTACGTTACCAATTAATTGAAGGAAAGTTGATGAAAGATAATGACATCAAACTAGACTATAAAGAATTGGTAGAGTATGCTAAAGTTTTTATCCGTCAGCAAATGGCGCAATTTGGTAACATGAATCCAGAAGAAAAAGAATTGGATGAAATTGCAGGTAGAATTTTACAAAATCAAGAAGAAGCTCAAAAATTACAGGGACAATTAATTAGTCAAAAATTAATTACGTTCTTTAAAGAAAATATCAACTTTAATACAGTAGAAGTTTCTTACGAAGAGTTTATTAAAGAAGCTTACAAACAATAA
- the clpX gene encoding ATP-dependent Clp protease ATP-binding subunit ClpX produces the protein MSKEENLECSFCGRKKAETDLLIAGMDAHICDKCIEQAHGIVEEEISEAKTDGLSKDLILKKPQEIKAFLDQYIIGQVETKRAMSVAVYNHYKRLLQTKDNDDDDVEIEKSNIILVGETGTGKTLVAKTIAKMLNVPFSIVDATVLTQAGYVGEDVESILSRLLQVADYDVAKAEKGIVFIDEIDKIARKGDNPSITRDVSGEGVQQALLKLLEGTVVNVAPKGGRKHPEQKFIEVNTKEILFIAGGAFSGIERIISKRLNRQAVGFAASLEDDKIDEGNLLQYIIPSDLKAFGLIPEIIGRLPVLSYMNPLDADTLRAILTEPKNSIIKQYAKLFKMDDVDFTIEEEALNYIVGKAVEYKLGARGLRSLCEAIFTDAMFDLPSSDDKELNVTKEYAEAKLTNTTLKKLKAAS, from the coding sequence ATGTCGAAAGAAGAGAATTTAGAGTGTTCGTTTTGCGGACGAAAAAAAGCAGAAACAGATTTACTAATTGCAGGAATGGATGCCCATATTTGCGATAAATGTATAGAACAAGCTCATGGAATTGTAGAAGAAGAAATTTCTGAAGCAAAAACAGATGGCTTGTCTAAAGATTTAATTCTAAAAAAGCCACAAGAAATTAAAGCTTTTTTAGATCAATATATTATTGGGCAAGTAGAAACAAAAAGAGCAATGTCAGTGGCAGTTTATAATCACTATAAACGTTTATTGCAAACTAAAGACAATGACGATGATGATGTAGAAATCGAAAAATCGAACATTATTTTGGTAGGTGAAACTGGTACAGGAAAAACATTGGTTGCAAAAACAATTGCAAAGATGTTAAATGTTCCTTTTTCAATTGTTGATGCTACAGTTTTAACACAAGCAGGTTATGTTGGTGAAGATGTAGAAAGTATTTTAAGTAGGTTGTTGCAAGTCGCAGATTATGATGTTGCAAAAGCTGAAAAAGGAATCGTTTTTATTGATGAAATTGATAAAATTGCCAGAAAAGGAGATAATCCATCAATCACTAGAGATGTTTCTGGTGAAGGAGTTCAGCAAGCTTTATTAAAATTATTAGAAGGAACTGTTGTAAATGTGGCACCAAAAGGTGGTAGAAAACATCCAGAGCAAAAATTTATTGAGGTTAATACCAAAGAGATTTTATTTATTGCTGGAGGTGCATTTTCAGGAATTGAAAGAATTATCAGCAAACGTTTAAACAGACAAGCAGTTGGTTTTGCAGCTTCTTTAGAAGATGACAAAATAGATGAAGGTAATTTGTTGCAATATATTATTCCATCAGATTTAAAAGCCTTTGGTCTAATTCCAGAAATTATTGGACGTTTACCAGTGTTGAGTTACATGAATCCTTTAGATGCAGATACTTTACGAGCAATTTTAACAGAGCCAAAAAATTCAATTATTAAACAATATGCAAAATTGTTTAAAATGGATGATGTTGATTTTACAATCGAAGAAGAGGCTTTAAATTACATTGTTGGTAAAGCAGTGGAGTATAAATTAGGTGCAAGAGGTTTACGTTCTTTATGTGAAGCTATTTTTACAGATGCCATGTTCGATTTACCAAGTTCTGATGATAAAGAATTAAATGTTACCAAAGAATATGCAGAAGCAAAATTAACAAATACAACGTTAAAGAAGTTAAAAGCAGCTTCTTAG
- a CDS encoding sterol desaturase family protein has protein sequence MNKYIDIIKNSYSSYWNYIQKSVLMDLNWENYFYGLIIISLVVWGLEAIFPWRKNQSLFRKDFWLDTFYMFFNFFLLNLIVLIALSNSAAEIFNDILSLVGLSVSSFELLDLNSLPFFIRIFIFFIVVDFVQWWTHRLLHRVEFLWNFHKVHHSVKEMGFAAHLRYHWMEPVVYNSLRYIPLAIIGGFSAKDVAFVHFFNITIGHLNHANINWDYGWLKYIFNNPKMHIWHHSKELPAERKFGVNFGLTLSIWDYIFKTNYIPHSGRDIEIGFKGDENFPKGFLEQEMYPLGKK, from the coding sequence ATGAATAAATACATAGACATCATAAAAAACTCGTATTCCAGTTATTGGAACTATATTCAAAAATCTGTTTTGATGGATTTGAACTGGGAGAATTATTTCTACGGTTTAATTATTATTTCTTTAGTTGTTTGGGGTTTAGAAGCTATTTTTCCTTGGCGAAAAAATCAATCTTTGTTTCGTAAAGATTTTTGGTTAGATACTTTTTACATGTTCTTTAATTTCTTTTTATTGAACTTAATTGTATTGATTGCTTTATCAAATTCTGCTGCAGAAATTTTTAATGATATTTTAAGTTTGGTAGGTTTATCAGTTTCAAGTTTTGAATTGTTAGACTTAAATTCTTTACCATTTTTTATAAGAATATTTATCTTTTTTATTGTGGTTGATTTTGTGCAATGGTGGACACACAGATTGTTGCATAGAGTTGAATTTCTTTGGAATTTTCATAAAGTACATCACTCTGTAAAAGAAATGGGTTTTGCTGCACACTTGCGTTATCATTGGATGGAACCTGTAGTTTACAATTCCTTAAGATATATTCCTTTGGCAATTATTGGCGGATTTTCTGCAAAAGATGTTGCGTTTGTTCACTTTTTTAATATTACAATTGGTCACTTAAACCACGCAAATATTAATTGGGATTATGGTTGGTTGAAATACATTTTTAACAACCCTAAAATGCATATTTGGCATCACTCTAAAGAATTGCCAGCAGAAAGAAAATTCGGTGTAAACTTCGGATTGACTTTGAGTATTTGGGATTATATTTTTAAAACGAATTACATTCCACATTCTGGAAGAGATATAGAAATTGGTTTTAAAGGTGATGAAAATTTCCCAAAAGGATTTTTAGAACAAGAAATGTATCCTTTAGGGAAGAAATAA